The genomic interval CAGCGCCCAGAGGGGCGGTGGCGCCGGAGAGCACGCCGTAAAAACAGGATTTGCGCGCGGAAAAGCCCTCGGAGCGCAGGGCGGCGGAAACTACTAGGCCCTCGGGCACGTTTTGCAGCATGATGGAAAAGGTCAGCACTAGGGCCGTGGTCAGGCCCGCGCCTGTGCCCAGGGCGGCCATGCTCTCGGCTCCGGCCGCGCCGTAGCCCACGCCGATGGCCAGTCCTTCCGGAATGTGGTGCAGGGCCATGGCTGTGACCAGCAGAATGCTGCGCCGCCAGCTGGTGGAAAGGCCCTCGGTCGTATCCTGCAACATATGGATGTGCGGCAGCACGCGGTCCAGACACCAGAGAAAGGCCGCGCCCAGCAGCAGGCCCGCCACAATGGGCAGGAAGGCCAGACGTTCCAGATGGGCGGCGAGTTCCAGGGCTGGCTGCAACAGGCCGAAAAAGGCCGCCGCCAGCATCATGCCCCCGGCCCCGCCCAGCAGGCAGTCCATGGCCCGGCGCGAGAATTCGCGGCGGGTGAAGATGAGCGCCGCGCCAAGGCTCACGGAAAGCCAGGAGAGCAGCCCCGCCACCAGGGCCTGGAAAACGGGATGAGAGACGATATCCATAGGCGTGCCCTCTGCCTTGCAAAACGCGGCGCCGTCCTGGGGACGCCGCCGCGCGGTTCAGACTGTGCGTTTTTTCAGGCCAGATCCTGCCTGTATTGCAGGGATTGGCGCAGGGTTTCCTTGTCCATGTACTTGACCTCCGCGCCCAGGGGGATGCCCTGGGCCAGACGGGAGACGCGGATATGGGGAAAACGCTTGCGCGCCATCTGGCGGATGAAGGAGGCCGTGTTTTCCGCCTCCAGGGTGGCGCCCAGGGCCAGAATCAGTTCCGTCACCTCGCCCTCGTCCAGACGCCGCGTCAGCCTGTCCAGATCCAGGCTTTCCGAGTCCATGCGCTCCAGAGGGGCCAGCAGGCCGCCCAGAATCATATATTGGCCCCGGTAAAAACCGCCTTCGTCCAGGGTCAGCATGCTGTCCCATTCGGTGACCAGGCAGAGCGTGTCGCGCGCCCGCCCGGCGTCCGCGCACACGGGGCAGGGGTCCGTGGAGGACAGTCCGCCGCAGCGCGAGCAGAGGTGCAGATTGTCGCGCAGGTCGTGGATGCCCCGGCCCAGGCGGCGGGTTTCGGCCTCCGGCCATTTGAGCAGGGTCATGGCCGCGCGCATGGCCGATTTGGGCCCCAGGCCCGGCAGGCGGGCGAGTTGCTCCACCAGAGCCTTGAGCGGTTCGGGAATGCGGTCGTGCATGGACGGTCTAGAATACGCCGGGCAGCTTGATGCCGCCGGAAATATTGTTCATTTCACGTTCCATGGTCTCACGGGCGATGCGTCCGGCCTCGTTGACGGCGGCCAGAATCAGGTCCTGCAGCATTTCCACGTCGCCGCCTTCCAGGGCTTTGGGGTCGATGGTCAGCTTGCGCAGCTCCTGCTTGCCGGAAACTTCGGCCTTGACCATGCCGCCGCCGCTGGCCGCTTCATACGAGCGCTCGGCCATTTCCTGCTGGAGTTTGGTCAGTTTGCTCTGCATGACCTGCGCCTGGCGCAGGATGTCGTTCATATTCCGCATGTTTGTCTCCTCGGGACTTATTTGATTTCCGTACAGTGAATAATGGAGGCCTGGAGCACCTCCAGACAGGGTTGCAACTCCGGCTTTTTGCTGAACTCCTCAATGAGCTCGGCCTCGCCGCGCGGCGGGCGCGGAGCGATGAGTTCCAGGCGCGGCGCGCCCGCTCCGAACGCCGCCAGCGCCGCTTCCAGCGTATGCCGCTGTTTCTCCAACTGGTGGAGCAGGGTCTGGGCCTTGGGCGTCAGGCGCAGCCGATCCTCCCGCCAGTCCACACCCAGGCCCCGCAACAGATGCGGCTGCGGCGCGGGGCGCCCGGCGGCCTGCTCGGCCGCGCAAAATTCGCAAAAGGCCTGCCAGTCCCGCTGGAAACTGGGGCGCGCGGCCTGTCCGGCGTCCGCTTCCGCATCCGTCGCTGCCTCAGGACTCGTGCCCGTTACGGCGGGCGGGACCGCCGGTTCGGAAGCCGTCGCCGGGGCGGGATCAGGCTCCTGTTCGGCTTCCGGTTCCGGCGCGGCCGCCTTTTCCGGCGCGCGTCCCCGGGGGGCCGGGCACTGCGCGGGCTGCGACGGCGGCGCGTCGTGCGACGGCGGCGTGGCGGATTGTTGCGGCGGCCCGGGCCGTGGGGCGGCGGGCGCGGAGAAATTCCGGGCCTCGGGCGCAGCCTGCCCGTCTGAAGCGGACATCCGGTCCCGGGGTTCCCGCGTATCCGGGGCCGACGGGGCCTGAACCGGCGGAACCGCTGACGGAACATGCGCCGCTTCCTGTTCCGGCAGATGTTCCAGCGGCAGCAGCTGGGGCAGCAGGGCCAGGTTGAGTAGCAGCAGTTCCAGAGCCGCCGCCGGTTCCGGACTCTGGACAATGCCGCGCTGGGCGTCCAGGGTCATTTGCCAGGCCGCGTGCAGATGCCCGGCGGAAAAGCGCGGGGCCAAGGCTTGCTGGAGGGCGGCCTCGTCGGCGGGCAGGCGCAGGCTGGGCAGTACGGCGGCCCCTCCCTGGCGGAGCAGAAAAAGATTGCGCAGATTGCCCGCCAGTTCGCGCACGAAAAAGCCGATGTCCACGCCCTGCTGGAGAATCTGGCGGGAGAGGTCGGCCACGGCCGCGCAGTCGCGCCCGTGCAGCGCCTCGAACAGGTGGCCGAACAGCTCCTGCCCGGCCAGGCCCAGCACTTCGCGGGTCATGGCCGTGGTCAGGCTCGCGCCGCCCAGGGCCAGAGCCTGATCCAGCAGGGACATGCCGTCGCGTACGCTGCCCGCCGCCCGCCGGGCCAGCAGGCGCACCGCGCCTTCCTCGAATTCCATTTTTTCCTTGCGCAGCACGGCGCTGAGGTGCTCGGCCAAAGCGTCCTCGCTCAGATGGCGGAAGACGAAATGCTGGCAGCGGCTGACAATGGTCACCGGGAATTTGTGCGCCTCGGTAGTGGCGAAGATGAAGACCACGCGTTCCGGCGGCTCCTCCAGCGTCTTGAGCAGGGCGTTGAAGGCGTTGCGGGTGAGCATGTGGGCTTCGTCGATGATGAAAATCTTGTAGCGGCCCTCCATGGGCGCGTAGCCGATGGTCTCGCGCAGGGAGCGGGCGTCCTCCACGCTGTTGTTGGACGCGCCGTCAATCTCGGTGACGTCCACATGCGCGCCCTGGGTGATCTTGCGGCACTGGGCGCATTCGTTGCAGGGCTCGGGGCCGGGCGCGTGCTCGCAGTTGAGGGCCTTGGCGAAGATGCGGGCGATGGTGGTCTTGCCCACGCCGCGCGTGCCGCTCAGCAGGTAGGCGGCTGCGGGGCGGTCCTCGGCGGCGGCGCGGGACAGCACGGCCTTGACCATGTCCTGTCCGGCCACCTGGGCGAAGGTCTGGGGGCGGTATCGCGCCGCGAGAGAAAGGTGCTTCATGCGGGCCTGTCGTTCTTCATGCGCGGCCGGGCGGTGCGAGTCGCCGCGTCCGGCCGCGCATGAAAGCTGGGGAACAGCTTTTGTCCGTTATACCGTGTAGTGGTGCAGCCAGCCCGCGTACTTGGGATTTTCGCCCTTGGCCACCTTGAAGAATTCCTTCTGCAGATGCTTGGTCACCGGGCCCGCATGGCCCGCGCCGATCCGGCGGTGGTCCAGTTCGCGGATGGGCGTGAGTTCCGCCGCCGTGCCGGTGAAGAAGGCTTCGTCGGCGATGTAGAACTCGTCGCGGGTGAACTGCTGCTCTTCCACCGTATAACCCAGATCGCGGGCCAGCGCCACGATGGACTTGCGGGTGATGCCGCCCAGAATGGAGGTCAGGGGCGTGGTTTTGATGACCCCGTCGCGCACGATGAAGATGTTCTCGCCGGTGGCTTCGGAGACGAAGCCGTTGGTGTCCAGCATGACGGCTTCGTCAAAGCCTTCTTCCTTGGCTTCGATCTTGGCCAGGATGGAGTTGATGTAGTTGCCCGAGGCCTTGGCCTTGGACATGCAGGTGTTCACATGGCTGCGCGCGAAGGTGCTGGTTTTGACGCGGATGCCTTTTTCCAGGGCTTCTGCGCCGAGATACGCGCCCCAGGGCCAGACCGCGATGATGGTCTGCACGGGATTGTTGCCGGGGTAGACGCCCATTTCGCCGTGGCCCACAAAGGAGAGCGGGCGGATGTAGCCCTCGGGCAGCTTGTTGGCCTTGAGGGTTTCAATGCAGGCTTCGCCCAGCTGTTCGGCACTGTAGGGCAGCTCCATGCGCAGGATCTTGGCGGAGTTGAGCATGCGCTTGCAGTGGTCCTCCAGGCGGAAGACGGCGGAAGTGCCGTCGGCGCAGGCGTAGGCCCGGATGCCTTCAAAAATGGCGCTGCCGTAGTGCAGGGCGTGGGTGAGCACATGAACCTGAGCCTGATCCCAGGGAACCATTTTTCCGTCAAACCAGATGAACTTCATTGTCTGCATGGCTAACCTCGCAAAGAGCCGCTGTGTGGAGCGCTGTGCCGTGGCCGGGCCGTTTGCCCGCATGGCCGCGCAAGGGCAAAAATCTACTGAAAAGCGGCGTTCATGGCAAGCGCTGTCGGCGGTGAGGACAGGGCAGACGCATCTAATTTTTGCTTTACCAGTCTGTTATTTGTCGTGATTATCCGTCAAAACCGGCCTTTTCGGCACCGGCGGCGTCATCCGGCGCTTTTTGCTGCTCACGTACTTGAGTACATCTCTGCTCTCGATGCCCGTAAGCTCGCTACGCTCGTCAACGGGCACGGCCCTTTGGACCGCCTTCCGGTCGGTTTCCACGCAAAAAGCGCCATTTTCCTTGCCAGCGCCGAAAAATCTTGCTTCAGCCGTTGCGACGCAGGAGCTTTAGCCGTAGGCGAGCTTGTGAGCCGTACGGCTGAAGACAGCAATGAGTTACACGAAATTGTGTCCAGGGAAGTCACTGTCGCTATCCGTAGCGATGCTGTCTTGTTCCGTAATACGGCTTCGCCGTGAACGGCTCAAGCAAGCCGCTGGCGCGGCAACGGCTAGCGCATTTTTTAGGATTCTCCCGACACCAGCCATCCGCCTGCGCTTCGCTCCGGCGGAGCAGAGGCGGCTTTGCCCCTTTTTGTCCGCTACTGAGCTATCTAGTCAATAAATAAATAAAGATTTTTTAGATGCGTCTGCCCTGGCGGAGAGGATTTCTTTTCCTGAGGCTGGCGGCAGCTTCCGGGCCTTGCGCGGGCATATGCCCGGAATTAGTATATGCCGAAAGCATCCGGCGGCCTGGTCGCAAAAATGGGTGCGCTTGTTTCAAAATTCCGGCACGGGAGCCTTCATGGACCCACAGAAAAAAAGCTTTGAACTTGAAGAAAGCGCCGCGCGTCTGGCCGACGCCGCAGTGGATAAAATAGTTTCCTTTCCCGGAGATTACGCGCAGCATCAACGGATTTTGTACGATCTGAAGACGGAACTGACGGACCTCGGCGCGGTGGTTTGCGCCGGGACCGGGGAGCGCGCCGACGCCTGCGGCAATACGCTGCCCGACGAGCTCAGGTGGCGGCTGGCCGGGGACATGCCGGGTTTCTCCACTGAAGCCCTGTACCAGAAGCGCTCTTCCCTTTTGTCCATGGGCGGCATCGTCTTCTTCGGCTATCTGCTGGGCGGCCTTTTGTCCACGGTGCTGGGCTGGCTGGACATGGGCGGGGACATCATCCGGGTGGTCGCGGTCTGGGCCATGTTTTACGCTTCGGAATATCTTTCGGCCAATCCCAAGGCGCGTTTACGGGTACTGGCCTTTCTGGGGCTCGGAACCCTGGCCGGGTTCGCCGTGGGCCTGATGTCGGGCATGCTCCGCCTGACCTCCTGGGCCGGAATCAAGCGGGCGGTTTTCGGAAGCGGGGAAACCGCGCCGGGCCTGCTGAAACGCTGGTATCTGCTGCTGGGGGCCGCCTTTCTTTTTGTTTTTCTGTCCAAAAAGGTCACGGCCCTGGATGTGACGGCCTTCAAACATTCGCTGCAAAAACAGGCGGCGGAGAGGATGCGTTGTCTGCTCGTCTTTTTTGAGGAGCTGAACCGCCGCGACGCCGAATTGGCCGAACTGAAAAACAGCCGGAGTCCCGACCTGAGTTCCGTGAAATGTCCCAAAAACGATTGTCTTCTCGCGCGGGACGTCATCCAGATGCTGGATGCCTTTGATGCGGACACCAGGACATTTCTGGCCGAAAAGCTGGCCGCCGTGGGCTATGAGACGGATTCCGGCCAAGACGATTTTCTGGTCTGGAACGGAGCGGAGCACGAAAAATTCTACGATATGGTGGGCCTGGTCAGGGACGGGGACCGTTGCCGCATCCTCAAGCGCTGCTACATGGCCGGCGAAAAGATTGTCAGGGGCTATGTGCAGCGGGATGCCGGGGAACAGGGATCGTCACGGGAGTGAAAGATGAAGAGTATCGGCATTGATCTCGGCACCACCAATACCTATCTCTACGGGACCGGCGGCGCTTCGGCCGAGCCCGCCCCGCTGACGCTGCCGCGCATCAGCGATGAAAACGGCTGCATAGCCACGGTGGTTCT from Desulfovibrio porci carries:
- the recR gene encoding recombination mediator RecR, whose protein sequence is MHDRIPEPLKALVEQLARLPGLGPKSAMRAAMTLLKWPEAETRRLGRGIHDLRDNLHLCSRCGGLSSTDPCPVCADAGRARDTLCLVTEWDSMLTLDEGGFYRGQYMILGGLLAPLERMDSESLDLDRLTRRLDEGEVTELILALGATLEAENTASFIRQMARKRFPHIRVSRLAQGIPLGAEVKYMDKETLRQSLQYRQDLA
- a CDS encoding ZIP family metal transporter, which produces MDIVSHPVFQALVAGLLSWLSVSLGAALIFTRREFSRRAMDCLLGGAGGMMLAAAFFGLLQPALELAAHLERLAFLPIVAGLLLGAAFLWCLDRVLPHIHMLQDTTEGLSTSWRRSILLVTAMALHHIPEGLAIGVGYGAAGAESMAALGTGAGLTTALVLTFSIMLQNVPEGLVVSAALRSEGFSARKSCFYGVLSGATAPLGAVPGALAAGITAGLLPVALSFAAGAMIYVVVEEVVPEANASGNGNLATVSCIAGVCLVIMLSALVG
- the dnaX gene encoding DNA polymerase III subunit gamma/tau; translated protein: MKHLSLAARYRPQTFAQVAGQDMVKAVLSRAAAEDRPAAAYLLSGTRGVGKTTIARIFAKALNCEHAPGPEPCNECAQCRKITQGAHVDVTEIDGASNNSVEDARSLRETIGYAPMEGRYKIFIIDEAHMLTRNAFNALLKTLEEPPERVVFIFATTEAHKFPVTIVSRCQHFVFRHLSEDALAEHLSAVLRKEKMEFEEGAVRLLARRAAGSVRDGMSLLDQALALGGASLTTAMTREVLGLAGQELFGHLFEALHGRDCAAVADLSRQILQQGVDIGFFVRELAGNLRNLFLLRQGGAAVLPSLRLPADEAALQQALAPRFSAGHLHAAWQMTLDAQRGIVQSPEPAAALELLLLNLALLPQLLPLEHLPEQEAAHVPSAVPPVQAPSAPDTREPRDRMSASDGQAAPEARNFSAPAAPRPGPPQQSATPPSHDAPPSQPAQCPAPRGRAPEKAAAPEPEAEQEPDPAPATASEPAVPPAVTGTSPEAATDAEADAGQAARPSFQRDWQAFCEFCAAEQAAGRPAPQPHLLRGLGVDWREDRLRLTPKAQTLLHQLEKQRHTLEAALAAFGAGAPRLELIAPRPPRGEAELIEEFSKKPELQPCLEVLQASIIHCTEIK
- a CDS encoding adenosine deaminase; the encoded protein is MDPQKKSFELEESAARLADAAVDKIVSFPGDYAQHQRILYDLKTELTDLGAVVCAGTGERADACGNTLPDELRWRLAGDMPGFSTEALYQKRSSLLSMGGIVFFGYLLGGLLSTVLGWLDMGGDIIRVVAVWAMFYASEYLSANPKARLRVLAFLGLGTLAGFAVGLMSGMLRLTSWAGIKRAVFGSGETAPGLLKRWYLLLGAAFLFVFLSKKVTALDVTAFKHSLQKQAAERMRCLLVFFEELNRRDAELAELKNSRSPDLSSVKCPKNDCLLARDVIQMLDAFDADTRTFLAEKLAAVGYETDSGQDDFLVWNGAEHEKFYDMVGLVRDGDRCRILKRCYMAGEKIVRGYVQRDAGEQGSSRE
- a CDS encoding branched-chain amino acid transaminase, which produces MQTMKFIWFDGKMVPWDQAQVHVLTHALHYGSAIFEGIRAYACADGTSAVFRLEDHCKRMLNSAKILRMELPYSAEQLGEACIETLKANKLPEGYIRPLSFVGHGEMGVYPGNNPVQTIIAVWPWGAYLGAEALEKGIRVKTSTFARSHVNTCMSKAKASGNYINSILAKIEAKEEGFDEAVMLDTNGFVSEATGENIFIVRDGVIKTTPLTSILGGITRKSIVALARDLGYTVEEQQFTRDEFYIADEAFFTGTAAELTPIRELDHRRIGAGHAGPVTKHLQKEFFKVAKGENPKYAGWLHHYTV
- a CDS encoding YbaB/EbfC family nucleoid-associated protein, which encodes MRNMNDILRQAQVMQSKLTKLQQEMAERSYEAASGGGMVKAEVSGKQELRKLTIDPKALEGGDVEMLQDLILAAVNEAGRIARETMEREMNNISGGIKLPGVF